A genome region from Oenanthe melanoleuca isolate GR-GAL-2019-014 chromosome 2, OMel1.0, whole genome shotgun sequence includes the following:
- the LOC130249950 gene encoding scale keratin-like, with protein MSCYELCTPKTSVAVPQPIAESCNELCARQCPDSSALIQPPPVVVTFPGPILTSFPQQAVVGSSGAPAFGGSLGLGGLYGAGATQASAGLCTFGRACAAPAYSPCALPRYSKKLWDTCGPC; from the coding sequence ATGTCCTGCTACGAGCTGTGCACCCCCAAAACCAGcgtggctgtgccccagcccatcGCTGAGAGCTGCAACGAGCTGTGTGCCCGCCAGTGCCCCGACTCCTCGGCCTTGATCCAGCCGCCCCCCGTGGTGGTCACCTTCCCCGGCCCCATCctcacctccttcccccagcaagCCGTGGTGGGCTCCTCCGGAGCACCGGCCTTTGGcggctccctggggctgggcggCCTCTACGGCGCCGGCGCCACCCAGGCCTCGGCTGGCCTCTGCACCTTTGGCAGAGCCTGCGCTGCTCCCGCCTACAGCCCTTGCGCCCTGCCCCGCTACAGCAAGAAGCTCTGGGACACCTGCGGGCCCTGCTAg
- the LOC130249949 gene encoding scale keratin-like, which translates to MSCYDVCTPKTSVAVPQPIAESCNELCARQCPDSSALIQPPPVVVTFPGPILTSFPQQAVVGSSGAPAFGGSLGLGGLYGAGATQASAGLCTFGRACAAPAYSPCALPRYSKKLWDTCGPC; encoded by the coding sequence ATGTCCTGCTACGACGTGTGCACCCCCAAAACCAGcgtggctgtgccccagcccatcGCTGAGAGCTGCAACGAGCTGTGTGCCCGCCAGTGCCCCGACTCCTCGGCCTTGATCCAGCCGCCCCCCGTGGTGGTCACCTTCCCCGGCCCCATCctcacctccttcccccagcaagCCGTGGTGGGCTCCTCCGGAGCACCGGCCTTTGGcggctccctggggctgggcggCCTCTACGGCGCCGGCGCCACCCAGGCCTCGGCTGGCCTCTGCACCTTTGGCAGAGCCTGCGCTGCTCCCGCCTACAGCCCTTGCGCCCTGCCCCGCTACAGCAAGAAGCTCTGGGACACCTGCGGGCCCTGCTAg
- the LOC130249942 gene encoding uncharacterized protein LOC130249942 isoform X1, which produces MVQLEAGHEMQESAEGPRGSRAEAGPCPAHVHPAWAAPAPPLQPPIKALSWPRAASTAAASLCSAQGQPHLCHAKMSCYDVCPPRSSYELCTPKTSVAVPQPIAESCNELCARQCPDSSALIQPPPVVVTFPGPILTSFPPASRGGLLRSTGLWRLPGAGRPLRRRRHPGLGWPLHLWQSLRCSRLQPLRPAPLQQEALGHLRALLEPPQPSPNACGRLSPAQRS; this is translated from the exons atggtgcagcttgaggctggCCATGAAATGCAGGAGTCAGCAGAAGGGCCCcgtggcagcagggctgaggccGGGCCTTGTCCCGCACACGTGCACCCAGcatgggcagctcctgccccacctCTGCAGCCACCCATAAAAGCGCTGTCCTGGCCCAGGGCTGCATCCACTGCTGCGGCCTCGCTCTGCTCAGCCCAAGGCCAG CCTCATCTCTGTCACGCCAAGATGTCCTGCTACGATGTGTGTCCCCCCAGGAGCAGCTACGAGCTGTGCACCCCCAAAACCAGcgtggctgtgccccagcccatcGCTGAGAGCTGCAACGAGCTGTGTGCCCGCCAGTGCCCCGACTCCTCGGCCTTGATCCAGCCGCCCCCCGTGGTGGTCACCTTCCCCGGCCCCATCCTCACCTCCTTCCCCCCAGCAAGCCGTGGTGGGCTCCTCCGGAGCACCGGCCTTTGGcggctccctggggctgggcggCCTCTACGGCGCCGGCGCCACCCAGGCCTCGGCTGGCCTCTGCACCTTTGGCAGAGCCTGCGCTGCTCCCGCCTACAGCCCTTGCGCCCTGCCCCGCTACAGCAAGAAGCTCTGGGACACCTGCGGGCCCTGCTAgagccaccacagcccagcccaaacGCGTGCGGCCgcctcagcccagcacagagaagTTGA
- the LOC130249942 gene encoding uncharacterized protein LOC130249942 isoform X4: MAPRNLAAWAHLRASWPSPHLCHAKMSCYDVCPPRSSYELCTPKTSVAVPQPIAESCNELCARQCPDSSALIQPPPVVVTFPGPILTSFPPASRGGLLRSTGLWRLPGAGRPLRRRRHPGLGWPLHLWQSLRCSRLQPLRPAPLQQEALGHLRALLEPPQPSPNACGRLSPAQRS; encoded by the exons ATGGCACCCAGGAATTTGGCTGCATGGGCACATCTGAGGGCTTCGTGGCCTTCG CCTCATCTCTGTCACGCCAAGATGTCCTGCTACGATGTGTGTCCCCCCAGGAGCAGCTACGAGCTGTGCACCCCCAAAACCAGcgtggctgtgccccagcccatcGCTGAGAGCTGCAACGAGCTGTGTGCCCGCCAGTGCCCCGACTCCTCGGCCTTGATCCAGCCGCCCCCCGTGGTGGTCACCTTCCCCGGCCCCATCCTCACCTCCTTCCCCCCAGCAAGCCGTGGTGGGCTCCTCCGGAGCACCGGCCTTTGGcggctccctggggctgggcggCCTCTACGGCGCCGGCGCCACCCAGGCCTCGGCTGGCCTCTGCACCTTTGGCAGAGCCTGCGCTGCTCCCGCCTACAGCCCTTGCGCCCTGCCCCGCTACAGCAAGAAGCTCTGGGACACCTGCGGGCCCTGCTAgagccaccacagcccagcccaaacGCGTGCGGCCgcctcagcccagcacagagaagTTGA
- the LOC130249952 gene encoding scale keratin-like gives MSCYDVCTPKTSVAVPQPIAESCNELCARQCPNSSALIQPPPVVVTFPGPILTSFPQQAVVGSSGAPAFGGSLGLGGLYGAGATQASAGLCTFGRACAAPAYSPCALPRYSKKLWDTCGPC, from the coding sequence ATGTCCTGCTACGACGTGTGCACCCCCAAAACCAGcgtggctgtgccccagcccatcGCTGAGAGCTGCAACGAGCTGTGTGCCCGCCAGTGCCCCAACTCCTCGGCCTTGATCCAGCCGCCCCCCGTGGTGGTCACCTTCCCCGGCCCCATCctcacctccttcccccagcaagCCGTGGTGGGCTCCTCCGGAGCACCGGCCTTTGGcggctccctggggctgggcggCCTCTACGGCGCCGGCGCCACCCAGGCCTCGGCTGGCCTCTGCACCTTTGGCAGAGCCTGCGCTGCTCCCGCCTACAGCCCTTGCGCCCTGCCCCGCTACAGCAAGAAGCTCTGGGACACCTGCGGGCCCTGCTAg
- the LOC130249944 gene encoding scale keratin-like → MSCYDVCTPKTSVAVPQPIAESCNELCARQCPDSSALIQPPPVVVTFPGPILTSFPQQAVVGSSGAPAFGGSLGLGGLCGAGATQASAGLCTFGRACAAPAYSPCALPRYSKKLWDTCGPC, encoded by the coding sequence ATGTCCTGCTACGACGTGTGCACCCCCAAAACCAGcgtggctgtgccccagcccatcGCTGAGAGCTGCAACGAGCTGTGTGCCCGCCAGTGCCCCGACTCCTCGGCCTTGATCCAGCCGCCCCCCGTGGTGGTCACCTTCCCCGGCCCCATCctcacctccttcccccagcaagCCGTGGTGGGCTCCTCCGGAGCACCGGCCTTTGGcggctccctggggctgggcggCCTCTGCGGCGCCGGCGCCACCCAGGCCTCGGCTGGCCTCTGCACCTTTGGCAGAGCCTGCGCTGCTCCCGCCTACAGCCCTTGCGCCCTGCCCCGCTACAGCAAGAAGCTCTGGGACACCTGCGGGCCCTGCTAg